The Halostagnicola kamekurae sequence GTCCGCCGGCGGCTGGAGCGACGACTGCTGGGCCTCGAACTGCTCGGAGCCGGGCGGCGACTGATCGAGTTGCTTGAGCCGCTGGCCGAGCAGTCGTGCGTGCTCGAGTTCCTCGTCGACGTCCTCCTCGAGGCTGGCTTTGACCTCCTCGGCGTGGACGCCGTCGAGCACGATGGCGTTGGTCAGGTAGTTCATCACCGTCTCGAGTTCGTCGAGGTACGCGTCCGTGAGCAGGGCTGTGACTTCGTCGGATGACATTGCGGAGGGGGCTACCACGAGCGACACTAAAATGCTGACACGCTCGCGGACCCACGAACCAGTCGCGCGTACCCACCGGCCGTGAGGCGACGAGCGGAAACGGCCCCACGTGATACGAATCATCCACAACCGCTCGGCGAGCCGGATTCGGCAGTGGGGCTCCTCGAAACAAACGAGGCGGTGGTCGGCCCTCGAGTCGTTCCCCAGGTTCTCGCACTCGAGGGAAACTCGAGTGATCCTGCGAATCGCAGCGCGTCGAGCGGTGCGGAACTCACCGGAACGGACGCGATCGATAACATAGGCAGAATAGATAGTGTAATAATCTCTCAAGAGATAGGTTCGAAACTGTATCCGGGAGAAAGCGTACTATCGTTCGATTTCTCCCCGTCGAGACGGGCGTTATTGGCCGAACGTTAATTCCGGGACCGCGCGCGAGCGGCGGCGTGATCGATTCGGCGTTCACTCGCCGTAATTTACCCCGTTCTCGAGGATGGGACGCCAGAGTCAGCACAGAAGTTCGGTATGATCTAAGGACGTAGTGATGCATATTAGGTCGTTGATGTCCCGCGATTTTTGACGAATTTCGGAATTGATCGTTTGGGGCAGACGGCGGAGAAGGAGTGACAGCGGTAGTTTTATATACGTCGTCGCACGTCGAATTGGATACAATGTCTTCACCAGACAACGGCTCTGATACCAGTCAGGGCGGTCG is a genomic window containing:
- a CDS encoding ferritin-like domain-containing protein, with the protein product MSSDEVTALLTDAYLDELETVMNYLTNAIVLDGVHAEEVKASLEEDVDEELEHARLLGQRLKQLDQSPPGSEQFEAQQSSLQPPADTTNVQSVIDGVLEAEDDAIETYRSLLEAAQSANDPVTEDVAVTILSDEEAHRSEFRGFEKEFPMD